The segment ttaaaaataaaagactttttATGACACTGACGTTGGTTCTGTTCCATGGATGTGTGAACAAAAACCTGCAGAACTAAATAACCAAATATATGTGTGAACAAACCTCTTTTGAAAAATTGTTTAAATCAGGATTTTGGTCCTTGGTGTCAGTCTTTGgctgtttttggtgttttttttttttttttttgtttatctctTGTGTTAATACTGTGTGTTACCTGGTGCTTTGCAGTGTTAAAGCTGTCAATCGGAGTCTACACCTCTGCATTTGGAAAGTTAGTTTGTTagaatattttttgtatttttttttgtatttttttggtcgttttttaagtttttctaaaaaataacaaatatttaacaaacGTTCAGTAATGTGCATGCACTGTCtgtaactattaaaaaaaaatacgtTATGGCCGCTTTCCTTGCCATGttgagaagagagaaaaaaaaagtgggtttggtgattttacatttttccaACTTCCCCCATcccaaaaaatgtgaaaacagatAATGCTATCACTACATATGAAATGGCTGATGGGTTATGGCTCTATACCGACAACACAAGTATGCTGAAAAGAAGCATGCCGAAATAACCTCTGTGACAGTGCAAATACATTTATGTATGTCCCTTGtacaaaacatttaagttaGCATTCCGCGCAACATGCTAGTTCTCAGAAAAGATCTGGGTCGGACTCGAGTAGCAGCTCTGAGATATAGCTTGTGTCTTTTCTTGAGGACGAAGGGAAGTAAAACTTATAGAACTACGAGGGATCTACCACTTAACACACAGAATAGAAAAGCAGCTTGGAAAAAACataacacttctttttttttatctctttttgctagagagagagagagagagagagagagagttatgaAGGACTTAGAGTTGTGACTGGTTGAAGTACTATGCATTGTCACAATTGTCCAACACATATACAATAAATAACCATTGGTGACACCACAGGACAGAAGTCTTAAACACCATGACATCTACAGAAAAAGAATAAGAACATGAGTAAAGATGGAAATGTTTTTCAGAGTTGAGGCAGGAGGGGAGCGTCTGGGGCGCAGAATGAGTTCTCCACACTGTAGCTTTCCAGCTCCGAGCAGCCCAGCGGTCGCTGTCGTGGTGATGTGACAGTCTCGCCGGCGGAACGAtgacttcacttcctgtttgagagCTTCTGTGACTCACCAAGCATGCACGTGCGAATTGTAGTCAGTACATCCTCCACATGTGCAGTGGGCAAAGTTTTGTATCTTGTCCAAGAATTCTTCCTTTTACATCCTTCAGGGAGACGGATTTGTATTTCCCAGCCCACTGACCTGGATATTattacaagtgagagggaaatAACATTGGTTGAACAGCTGGCTCTGCTCGCAATCTGCTGCACATCTGCCCATTTCATGGCTGTCTGTGGGCCAGAGATTCAGtccatccctctcctctctccaggCAGCAAACCtgtttatccatccatccatcggTGTGTCTTTGAGGACATTTAAATCTAATATCTTTCTTCACAAAGAGTTATCGATGACTTCACCCATTCTGCTAGCTAGTTTTGTTCCCTTGGTATGCTGTTTGGTAAAATGAGGTTGACTAGTCTCATGTCCCAGGTACAGGAAGGAAATAAGCATAAATTCAaggatggaaaataaaaacatttaaaaaaaggggaGGTCAGATATACTTGTCTCGAGTTCACGGCTATCTCTGCTCAGTCTCTTAATatttacaggaaaaaaataagataagctacaatgacaacaacattaacaacaacaGGCACGACGACAAACAGACAACAAGAATAGCAAGTGTAACGATAAAAGGATGTCAAtatttaaattcattcattcaaaacaaagaatatctttgtgtttctttaaagtCATGGCAAGTCAATATGACCTGATTAtggacctcctcctcctccttctatGACTACGCTGCAAGAAAGACACAAGCACTGCCATCTCGTTCTGTTAGCCACGTTAGCTTAGTGTATCTTTGCAAGGCAATGCAGACAGTCATGCTGTTTGTGGGACTGAGGCCTGGCTGTTTAGCTCCGGGGGCCTTTGCCTCCATCCTCTGCGGAAGTCTCTTAGCGCGGTGTGCCATCCAGGGCGGAAGAGGACGGGGTGCTGGgggtggaggagcgaggggtagCAGCAGGCGGGGTAGCAGCCGGACTCCCAGTCCCGCTGCTCGGGGTGCAGGCGGAGGAGCTGATGGGAGCAGGGGTCTCTGACCCCGGAACGCCTCCCTGCTGCTGgctggcctgctgctgctgctgggcctgGAGGGTCTGACCACAGACATGGTGGTGCTTCTCCCAGTCCTTATGCTGGCAGAAGGAGCCGCAGTAGCGTGCCGTGTTGCAGCCGCTGCACGTTTCACTGGCTTTGCGGCCACAGTTCCagcagctctgacagacagatagagacCAAATTAACACAAACATAATACAGCAGAAGGATTTACAATCTAGATAATTGGCCACTTCAGCTGATGAACTTCTGATGATTGATAAAACTGTAATTAGGACccgttgtttgtttaattttatgcCTCTATTCACACAAAAAGATAATCTGCTACAAACAGAGAACTAGTGAACGCCACGTGAAGATTAGCAACAGATATCAGCGCCCCAGTCTGCACATCAACAGAACTAGCCTCTCCTTTTACAACACTTAAGCTTAAAACAAACCACAGGCAGATCAAAAACCCATCTCTGATTACACTCAGGGCCTCTTATATATCTTGGAAACCGCAGGGAGAGCGTGTCAGGGCGGCTGCATATCCACAGGAAACAGGAGAACAAGGTTACAAACAGCTTCTGAAAGTTTTCCTCTGGGGCGCTTCTCTCTCATAAACATCACTCCTGCAATTAATGACAGATGTGAGCCATATTTCCCTCTCACTTAACTGATTAAACGTCAAGGTCTCTGATGGTGATTAGCAAATGAAAGCTCCTTTCCTTACTTCCTCTGCGCTGAACGGGTAACACCTTTCTAAACATCCTCGCTACTCTGTCgtagagaagaggaggaaagcgAAGGTAACAGATTCCTGATTGACCTTGTTTGCTTTACTGTGCTCTCCCTCTCAACTATAAAATAACTTCTATTTGCAGAACCACTTCTAAAACTGTGCATAACTGTGCGACCTCTTTGACACTACAATGATTTGCTTGTACTAATACAATGATGAAATACATTCTTTGTAAGAGGAAATACTATTATCTGGGTCATTTGGGAGTCACTGGAACAGCTGGCAACTAAAGTGTAGtcaaagcaacaacaaagaaataccACAACTACCAAACAAGAGGATGGCAATGACAGCTTCATGATGTGTTTGAAAGACTGAGAGTAGGTACTGAAGTGTATTTAACTACCTCGCTAGAGTCCTCCTGTTGGTTGATTATGGAGAGCGCATCCTCGGCTGCCTGCCGCTTTGCCTCGGCTACCGTGCGCTCCATCTTAGCCCGCTCGCTGCTGATCATCTCGTGAGCCTTACGCTCGGCCTCTGACACAGCCTTCTGCAGCTCTGACATGGCCTGACGCTTCACCTCATTCACAGCCTCTTCTGGAAAGAGTGTGGAGACAGAGGAAGTCAAGCCTCCCGTACCTGCAATGTAGTGTGCATTGTATCATCCTGTCGTTGGGAGGTTATTTTCAAAGAGTACACTGCTAAATTAACTGGTGTTTTTAGGTAACAACAGTTACTATTTCTGAATATAAGCATTTACAATAACATTTCTTCtgaaataccaaaaaaaaagtttcattcaaCAGCAGTGGTATCTAAGATGGTGCCTTCTGAAAGATAAATGGTAAAAGCTGTTTTATGTGCTAAATCTGTAACACATCTGGAAGACAGAAACCATAACCATAAAACTGACGCTTTCACTCATTTTTATGTGAGGACAAAATCTGAGAAAAGACATGCTTTGTAGTTCTGGAGATGATAGGAATGAATTCACATGGCAGGAGAAAACTTATTTAGCTTTTGTCGTTATTAGCTTTTGTTATTCTGAGATCAGCTGCTTGTGGCACCCTCTGGCaaacatcacatttaaccaGACATCAATTTTTTGAATGTGGATAATATATTATAGTGGGCGCATGAACACATGGCacatcagttacttccattCATTTCAATCATGAAGGCATTTAGGAGGTGACAGTGACTCTGGCATGTTTAATCAGTTACAGTAGATCCTCTAATAGGTCAACGTGTGATGTTTTAATTCAAAAAGCTGAAAGGATCTCGTTCGGAAATGAGCAAACCAAGTCTATATTTTTtcatctgatttgaaaaatatcCCGAGACAACAGCATAAGCCAATTAATCCCAGGTAATCAGTCAGAAAACCTGCTTTTGAGATGGAGCACCGTGTTATTTCATACTTGTTTTGTGTAATGAATAACCTTGCTGCGCGGGTGTTAAGCGGTGGAATTCCAACCAAACGTCAAAGCAAAAGGAGGCCTTTTTGTTTGCTCCCATCAAGCCTGTAACTTGACTAATTGTGTATGCAAATCAGgcaatttatatttaaattatgCATTTCCATTGTGATCCCAAAGGCCCATGCGGTGAGGGGAAGTGGGAAACCGGTAGGACACCGTGCAAGGTGCTTGAATATTTATCACCAACTGTAAACATTTTGCCCATTTCAAACAGATGTATTCAACGCCGCACTCCATTGTGTTAAAAATCCTATTTTGCAATCCTCCCTGGGTCACATTTAAATCTGTCTCTCCTCAGCCAGAATATATGCGACTGAAGTGAAAAGGAAATACTGAGGAGAATGCGGAGAGAATGAAAAATAGCGAGCACCATTTATCCTACAGACAAAAGATAAATACAGCTTTATGTCTGACAAATATGCTTCACTTTACTTCATTTCCTTTGCACACATTACACTAGTATTACAAATGTAAAATCTGCTTTCAATATCAGACAGAATGTGTGCTTTTCtagagacagagacattttctctccattgtGATTGAGCTAAATTTTCAAACTAGGGTGGTTTTGTCTTTAACCTACTGTGCTGCCTGAAGTCATGGAAATTGCCCTGGTGCCATGTGATATACGCCTTGTGCATGGAATTGTGATTACACACCAAATGCCTCAGATGGAAGATCGATCAAAGCTGGTGAGGGGAGGAGAGTACTGGAGAGCAGGCAGAGTCCCGATGGTGATACtcaattcaatttaaatgcATATTACTTGTTCTGAGTATCTCACACATCATGCTTGGTCAAGCAAGGGGACAATTTCTTTTCTCCAAGGGGTTTAAAAAGCAGATATACTGTATCACTGATGGAGAATACAAAGTGGATTCCTCGAGCCCTCGGTGGAAAATTCTTTCAGTTTTTCAGAAGAGCGATAATGGTGATTGCAGCTGCGCTCAGGAGTTTAAAGAATGCTGTTTGTGTACGCTCAAATTTTAATGGCAACTAATGAAAGCTGTTAAAGCAACAAATTAGTTTCAATACTTGATCCTAACTGGCTCTACAAATTTCCCTCTGCAATTTTACAACACTTTGGTTAAATAGAATAGCTGCAATGTCTGCCGCTAAGGGGATTACCAAAGTGCCAAAAGCAAAGAAGACACCAAGTCTTGCTACTGTactttaaacagcagaaccaCTGGACCAGCTGTTAAAGCTGCTTGTCCCTTATTTGACTGGTGCAATAAAATTGTTTTATGACCTGACATCATATTTGGAGTGTGCAGAGTGTGGTGTTGAAACTCTTATTTTTTAACTTCCTACTGtatcaaatataaatgattttCTGAGAGCAGCCTGACACATCAATACAAGTCTACCAGGAGAGGAGGTTGCAGACAGCAGACTATATTGGGACGAGAGGGGAGAATGGGGTTTAAAGAAACACTTCTCATCCCCTTCCAGCCCTGAGTCATCTGGGTGAAGGATGGACATGATTTCTACAAAGCAAAATGTCTTTCAAACtgcagagagataaagagaaagCATGTGTGTGATGACAGCAGCCATGAAAGTATTTCTCACCAGCTTTCTTCCATATCTCTTCAGGGACGTAGCCAGACACAGGCCGATGCAGGAGCTCCCTGTGAATTTCTGAGgagacacaaacatgcagccaTGGTAATCAGAGATCAAACAATGTTTTGCATTACACAGCACAAGAGTTTGCGGAACAAATCAGCATGTTGTAGAACCTGTTGGTTACCCTGATGTTTCCACCAAAAGGTTTAAGGAATAAAGCAAAACATCACGTATTTATGTCACAAGCTGCCCTTCCATCCACCtctttttatgcacatttttgatgtgtgcaaaaaaaaaaaaaagtagagaCGCCACCCCAAAAAGAAAAACGtcgtgagaaaaaaaacaaaaaacaaaaaacaaaaaagcgtAAAAAAGTTGGTGTATCCGTAAAAGTTAAATGCGACTAAGTGCAATGCATGGGCCACTGCAAGCTCTCTTTGTCCCAGAGAACATAGCTGTAATATTAGTATTAAACTCTATTTCCGTTGTCCATTGTGCTCTTCATTATTACGCCGCCATTGTTTTCTTGCCTTTGATATTTGTCTAGTGCTCTTCTTTTGCAGTGGTATACAGGCACCCAACTAAAGAACTAGTGCCATCTACTGCTTATTAAACCAACTCCCAGTATCTGCATAACAGTAGTGGATGGAAAAGCACATAAATTCTCAGTTTGTTTTGGCGATTTTCGGAAAATTCGGCAAAAATGTGCGCAACATTTGGATGCAAACCCAACTACTGATGCAATAAACTCATAAGATGTTCTAAAAAGATCTAAGTAGTTTAGATTTTTAGCGGACAGAAATATGTACAACTGACTGTGATCAGTATATTATGATAACATGATGATGTGGCTTAGTGGCAACACGTACAAACTTAACAATAGAGGACCTAGTATTGAACCCTGGGGGACACCATATTCACTATCAGCCTTTTTTGACATAAAATTgctggagaaaataaaaaataattatgatcaCTCTCAAGTGGGATGCAAACCAGCTAAGTCACAAAAAATTAGATAAGttaataatcattattataGGGCTTGTTTAATAGTGGTTTGAAAACTGTAGATTGGCCCTATCTGTAGCCAGTGTTTGATCTCTCTCTTCTGGGTTActatagaaacaacatggtggactccatggaagaaGGTCCACTCCATTTGTAAACATAAACAACTTATTCTCAGGTAAAGAAAGCACAATGATTCTTATATTtgggtgattataaactaatgaaaacatagctatgaatattacattccatttttgccaatagatgcccctaaatgtTTACATGAGTTACaaagaggaggatggagagagcTGGTAGAATTAATATTATTTGAATCtgtcataaaaacacacatgcagaaagaCTGAAGTTAGTGAAAATACCAGTGGGGACATGTTGTCTTACATTAAAAAGGAAACATTGACATGACTGATTTAACTTATTTGGCTTTAAGCAGTCCTGTAAACATACTGATGGCTTTGTCACTGTGTCCTTAAATACCTCTAAAGTGAGATCCCCTACCTGGTGTTGCATTTTCCTGTGCTGCTGGGCTCTGCTGCCTTGACTGCCCACTAGCACTGCCTCCCTTCTTCAGCTCTTCAGCGTCGCTGTATCGTCGGATCCAGTAGTTGAGCTCCTCGCGGTCGGCCTCCTGGCACCGCCGCAGTACTGTCAGTGAACGCCTCGTCTTCTCCACCATGTCCATAATACAGTTCAGCAGCTGGTGGGTGACAGGGAGCGGACAAGGCGCTGAGTTTACACATAGACGTGAAGGGATTGATTTCAATTCAGCAAGGGTGCAGTGGCGGCGGGTGGGGAACTAAATTAAAGCCGACATCTGTCATGTTATTTCAGTTAGTGTCTCATTATTATATTCATCTGTATGGTGGAGTTTGGTAGTGAAGCACCAAGGCGTATATATTGGAAACCCACCCTTTGAAATGTCGCTCGGGTTTGTCAGGTCACACCTCTCCGCTTGACATCCTACTTTATCACTTCAGTCAATAATATATCTGTGTTCACATATGTGATTGAGTGATTCAATTTTCACTGCATACCAATAACTGTGAGGTGAAATAGCATTATAAATGTGATATGAGATGTTCTGTCCTGTTTCATGTTTGAGCATGTGACTGCATTAGGAGCCCTAAAGGTGAAGAGGCAAGCAACAATTCAGGAATATTTGCATTGTGTTTGTTGCACTGCaggaaaacatatttacatgcaagcatataattatatataaaaaatctTGACTATTAATCTTGTAATGTCAAACATTTCTTTAGATTATTTCACACAACGTATTTTTTAATAGTACAACACTCCTGTAAAGGTCACTCTTATTGTGTGTACAGCAGTTACAGTTTTCTCCCGACAATGTTACAAAGACTTACAGTACAACATGAATTTAATATGAGTAAAATAATCTCTGTTACTTAAGGTAtagtaagaaaaaaatgttattactTTTCTTACATGGTCAAGGTGCTTCCACTCCTCAGCCCACtctctgtcagtcagcctgTGGTCAATCACTTCCTCCTGCCTGGTCCCTGTGTGCATACCTGcaagaatgaaagaaaagatagatagagagacagacggaTAAACAAAGGGCATGTCAGTATGACACAAAGGATCAATGTAATATTACTCCATCACTCACTTCCATCTATTCTTTATTTGGTCCCTGGTTGAAACTCTTTCTATccatttttctcctcctccctcactcCCCCTATTCTTTACTGTCTCCATATCTCTCTCCCACCCCGAGGGCAGGACTCAAATGACTGAGCTTCTCGTCCAATAAACATCCATCACATGGCGAGACATGGTAAATGTCTCTCCTATTTTTAGAACTGAGCCAACTTCGTCATTACAGCTTCATCAAGGCTCGGTCTGCGCAGAAAAATGTCCCTAATGCGACGACACTGTGCCTAAATGTGCTTCTGTTGTGCGCTCATACATCTCACAGTGCATTACTACATTCAGCCATCAGGCTGCGGTGGCCTCGGCGTCTCCAAGGCAGCAGGACAGCTTGTGGTCAGAGAGACTGTTTGTCAATCTGCTGTTCCAACAAGGATCCACCATGCTGAAGCGGGTACTGACTGATTATCAGTATTATTAAATCGGATATGGATCTCAGCGGTATATAAAGAACTGAGAAGCCTGAGAAATGATGTAAAAATGATGTAACTGTTGTAACTGTTTACTTTGTATAGAAAATCCTCTTTATGTCTCTCTTGGTACCACTACAGAGTAAAAGCTTTGACAGTGTGCCATGTGGTggagttgctttgtgtctcaaAATCCAAATGTATGgacgcacacacatacgcacacacattcatatacacCCTCCATCCTCCCCCATGTCCTCACCAATAGGCCTGGCTCTTTCTCGGATCTCCCGATGATTTGAGGCCGGGTGTCTGTAGGTGTCGCGGTAGTGATGGGCGATGGCCATGTCATCCAGCCTGTAGTGCTGCGGAGGGAGCGGGCCTGGGTGGGGCAGGCCGTTGGGTTGGTAGGAGAGCCCGTTGGATGGGCTGAAGCGCTGAGCGGGGCTTATGGTGCAGGGACGCTTGCTAGGGTGAACATCCGGGTGCAGGGCGCCATCTCGATCAAAGCCGTTCTCTTTGGTTCTGGTcggagaaacaaagaaaaagagaaagagatacATTGTGAGTGTGTCATTGTCACTACATGTAGCACTCTATAGCCCCTTTCTCACATGACCTGCAAGCTTGAAACTATCCAGACATCACCCCAatgagctatatgtaagaacaCAAATGTCCAAATCAGCTGGACGGGACATTTAACAGACTTTACCCTGCCAGCTCCCTAGTACAGAGTCTGTGTAATGTCTGATTGAGTccatgtgtgaatagagcaAGTCATTGTCCAGAGAATTCACAGCAAGCATATGGGTGTGTTGACGATGTTTCTATTGCGAGGCTTGCGTGaaactggaagaaaacaaacattcgaGGGTGAAAAGGGAGGGTTAGCTACACAAAATGTCTAACTGGAGAGATGACGCGATGCGGGAACTTCTGTCGGTAAGGGCTGAAGCCAAAATTGTTAGACAAATTCAAGGAACAGCAAGAGACTCGGCTGTTTATGAGATTACGAAATTACGAACCGGCTACATGGCCGCAATGTAATCTGCAGCATGTCCTGCTTCCTGCATGTTCTACCCAGGCGCCACTCCTCGCCGAAACCAAACGCAGTATTGCCAGATGCAGacaatctcctgttgtgtgctacaCGTGTAAAAGCGAAACTCTGCACATTGTCCTGACATGACTCTCTGAACATTATTCGGACATCATATGAAGAAATGGCTTATGTTTTTCTTCTAGTGGATGTTTCCATTAGACTTTGTGGGAAGAATCCTAAAAAAGGGACACGGCATTAGGAACGTGCAGAATTATTTCAGCCAACTGTCAAAGCTTTTCACTTGTTCCAAGTAAAATGAGACTGGATATGAGACCATATGTGGCTGAAATTTGCTGTTGTTCTCAGACTTGAACACATTCTTGTTGCAGCAAAAGCCTGGCAAATAACAAAAGAGCTCCTGAGGCACAATGGatcagtggaaacaggaaagGGAAATAAAAGAAGGAAGGTagaagacacaaacacaaatcagcgtGATGGTAATATCACACCTGTTTTGCAAAAATGTCCGACGCAGAGTTTGTTTCTTACAGTtgatacaaacaaaaaccaaacttGAAACATATCATCACAACTCTCCTGCCCTTTGTGCTGTAGTAAAGGCTTCAGTTGACCTGCTGACAGACAAAGAACCACAGTAAGAGGCTGTTTTTCTCATCGTCCCGGAGTTCTTGCATTGAAAACATGTTcattcatacaaacacacacacacacaactgaagtGTGCGCTCACAAAAATAACCGACACACActtaacatacatacatacatactcaCTAAAGCAGCTTCCAGGGGATCAGGTGGATTTTTGTTAGCCTGCTTCCGAAGATTAATGTggccaggtgtgtttgtgtgtgcgcacgcttgcacatgtgtgtctgtgtgtgttctcagcTTTGTCAGTTCACAGTTAAATCTTGCCAGCCTCCCCCCGCTATCTGCAATCCTCcactttcctctctccctctctcctcttcctccccatctctctctccgaTGAACAGATTGAACTTCttaatgagctgtttttatgGGCTCCTAATGCTCATCCACAGCTCTCCATATGCTCTTTCCCTCCATCCGTCCGTCTCTTGCTGCCTCCCTCGACTCATCC is part of the Epinephelus moara isolate mb chromosome 22, YSFRI_EMoa_1.0, whole genome shotgun sequence genome and harbors:
- the runx1t1 gene encoding protein CBFA2T1 isoform X3; translated protein: MVGISASFQYRTGKRSTMPDSPADVKTQSRLTPPTMPPPPSTQGAPRNSSYTPTTLTNGSSHSPTALNGAPSPPNGYSNGPSSSSSSSLANQQLPPACGARQLSKLKRFLTTLQQFGNDISPEIGERVRTLVLGLVNSTLTIEEFHSKLQEATNFPLRPFVIPFLKANLPLLQRELLHCARLAKQNPAQYLAQHEQLLLDTSTTSPVDSSELLLDVNENGKRRTPDRTKENGFDRDGALHPDVHPSKRPCTISPAQRFSPSNGLSYQPNGLPHPGPLPPQHYRLDDMAIAHHYRDTYRHPASNHREIRERARPIGMHTGTRQEEVIDHRLTDREWAEEWKHLDHVRKLLNCIMDMVEKTRRSLTVLRRCQEADREELNYWIRRYSDAEELKKGGSASGQSRQQSPAAQENATPEIHRELLHRPVSGYVPEEIWKKAEEAVNEVKRQAMSELQKAVSEAERKAHEMISSERAKMERTVAEAKRQAAEDALSIINQQEDSSESCWNCGRKASETCSGCNTARYCGSFCQHKDWEKHHHVCGQTLQAQQQQQASQQQGGVPGSETPAPISSSACTPSSGTGSPAATPPAATPRSSTPSTPSSSALDGTPR
- the runx1t1 gene encoding protein CBFA2T1 isoform X4, whose amino-acid sequence is MVGISASFQYRTGKRSTMPDSPADVKTQSRLTPPTMPPPPSTQGAPRNSSYTPTTLTNGSSHSPTALNGAPSPPNGYSNGPSSSSSSSLANQQLPPACGARQLSKLKRFLTTLQQFGNDISPEIGERVRTLVLGLVNSTLTIEEFHSKLQEATNFPLRPFVIPFLKANLPLLQRELLHCARLAKQNPAQYLAQHEQLLLDTSTTSPVDSSELLLDVNENGKRRTPDRTKENGFDRDGALHPDVHPSKRPCTISPAQRFSPSNGLSYQPNGLPHPGPLPPQHYRLDDMAIAHHYRDTYRHPASNHREIRERARPIGMHTGTRQEEVIDHRLTDREWAEEWKHLDHLLNCIMDMVEKTRRSLTVLRRCQEADREELNYWIRRYSDAEELKKGGSASGQSRQQSPAAQENATPEIHRELLHRPVSGYVPEEIWKKAEEAVNEVKRQAMSELQKAVSEAERKAHEMISSERAKMERTVAEAKRQAAEDALSIINQQEDSSESCWNCGRKASETCSGCNTARYCGSFCQHKDWEKHHHVCGQTLQAQQQQQASQQQGGVPGSETPAPISSSACTPSSGTGSPAATPPAATPRSSTPSTPSSSALDGTPR
- the runx1t1 gene encoding protein CBFA2T1 isoform X2, with product MVGISASFQYRTGKRSTMPDSPADVKTQSRLTPPTMPPPPSTQGAPRNSSYTPTTLTNGSSHSPTALNGAPSPPNGYSNGPSSSSSSSLANQQLPPACGARQLSKLKRFLTTLQQFGNDISPEIGERVRTLVLGLVNSTLTIEEFHSKLQEATNFPLRPFVIPFLKANLPLLQRELLHCARLAKQNPAQYLAQHEQLLLDTSTTSPVDSSELLLDVNENGKRRTPDRTKENGFDRDGALHPDVHPSKRPCTISPAQRFSPSNGLSYQPNGLPHPGPLPPQHYRLDDMAIAHHYRDTYRHPASNHREIRERARPIGMHTGTRQEEVIDHRLTDREWAEEWKHLDHLLNCIMDMVEKTRRSLTVLRRCQEADREELNYWIRRYSDAEELKKGGSASGQSRQQSPAAQENATPEIHRELLHRPVSGYVPEEIWKKAGTGGLTSSVSTLFPEEAVNEVKRQAMSELQKAVSEAERKAHEMISSERAKMERTVAEAKRQAAEDALSIINQQEDSSESCWNCGRKASETCSGCNTARYCGSFCQHKDWEKHHHVCGQTLQAQQQQQASQQQGGVPGSETPAPISSSACTPSSGTGSPAATPPAATPRSSTPSTPSSSALDGTPR
- the runx1t1 gene encoding protein CBFA2T1 isoform X1; this encodes MVGISASFQYRTGKRSTMPDSPADVKTQSRLTPPTMPPPPSTQGAPRNSSYTPTTLTNGSSHSPTALNGAPSPPNGYSNGPSSSSSSSLANQQLPPACGARQLSKLKRFLTTLQQFGNDISPEIGERVRTLVLGLVNSTLTIEEFHSKLQEATNFPLRPFVIPFLKANLPLLQRELLHCARLAKQNPAQYLAQHEQLLLDTSTTSPVDSSELLLDVNENGKRRTPDRTKENGFDRDGALHPDVHPSKRPCTISPAQRFSPSNGLSYQPNGLPHPGPLPPQHYRLDDMAIAHHYRDTYRHPASNHREIRERARPIGMHTGTRQEEVIDHRLTDREWAEEWKHLDHVRKLLNCIMDMVEKTRRSLTVLRRCQEADREELNYWIRRYSDAEELKKGGSASGQSRQQSPAAQENATPEIHRELLHRPVSGYVPEEIWKKAGTGGLTSSVSTLFPEEAVNEVKRQAMSELQKAVSEAERKAHEMISSERAKMERTVAEAKRQAAEDALSIINQQEDSSESCWNCGRKASETCSGCNTARYCGSFCQHKDWEKHHHVCGQTLQAQQQQQASQQQGGVPGSETPAPISSSACTPSSGTGSPAATPPAATPRSSTPSTPSSSALDGTPR